A window from Triplophysa dalaica isolate WHDGS20190420 chromosome 3, ASM1584641v1, whole genome shotgun sequence encodes these proteins:
- the LOC130418476 gene encoding uncharacterized protein LOC130418476 isoform X7 codes for MNKSRMTPILRSAVKAVVERHEDDAINTSDEEHEELPYDGAHTNNKTVPDVHATYSNGSEIFAIMSVKETSNHKATKDVSPPLAVCHISDFLLRHFSQEELLNSSRMIEAETLPEISLMDSMDESVLSRVISHAPQINSEERETIQNKIQEPNSTTTKSHGLLNVTVSEDDMEEAANNCSNTNISNVSNSSYKPENMFFQDTASSRGSDVVSAGEDVHPKKSFSASSLDLSKADAPKVSFSRTRSFSDMKYGQGQVHYPLPDFSKVAPKVKIPKGNVSVKPISHSQSPALARVHSSPVILGKNTSSATADIISRVLEDSHIVFSDKEEQSGLAHQFQAEYDRLLAKYTDTENLIGQVRLTRNQQIHASSEPSVSINWSETTTNNDNVSKLTAKTPQAPTAGLGEEQCCLVQNSLTVQTEPQTLTDGERLTSDLREIISSFVHKVDEFKTCVNTMSMNVQEQQMILKSMMEAQDQLERNYLTKREEHRALEMQNYMGLARNTGEFDPDREVEGHIFRIGMQLEDIKEQIDRNICHLFNLPPSSPTPSPPPCKESSLASPHPSLHEESLFCNSTMRKNMENEEDEDFEVGDENNQGESSYILQCTFTTPTPGTSNEEDSLTTTGEEDFYEEFLTQGCPAALKQKPTYDRCEEKTAPGEGSFSSEGLHYTGPSAEPTKDKTQRFVRPEIDSGFGSTDISRPTTGLSHTSPDALSSSALSDDVISVASISASDSDASYSNERTTISVATRPVQPTVNNIDYEELHTTASDSNYITQNAALKFNKWGKASMPGGMSSHENTIEGGGPVHLGKNNAAYETPNRDRHLSSHCSCHNSEVILALQYEVSLLKRALEESLSYLPHMSRRADCLTSRSPSENRHRTQTHGSNSRRVKTDTSLRRTEDWISSDMEPSNSKEVEDSDQTLSFQRAFSPPHEQTHGRLSSLSDRRSRDTRSPSKASVQSTSQFDPSRSHQRASTGLSTNNKSADTRPIYKSPTHRQAMGNLGNTFINSKKSASLFTAHPSHKTLLQVNYGSSSSLPAGFKVRDQESKQPVSSRRRSTQSDSALLPSNVFFQRMSPRTPGRRHYKSREESMHKTLDKALQAAFLMKQTTDRMADALSGDLAKAQLQKKLYGMHPLRSRTRNCDLLSTCSSQANRKL; via the exons ATGAATAAGTCAAGAATGACCCCAATTCTCAGATCTGCAGTAAAGGCAGTTGTTGAAAGACATGAGGATGATGCAATCAACACCAGCGATGAAGAACACGAGGAGCTCCCGTACGACGGTGCACACACCAATAACAAAACAGTCCCCGACGTCCATGCAACCTATTCAAATGGGTCTGAAATATTTGCTATAATGTCTGTTAAAGAAACATCCAATCACAAAGCAACAAAAGATGTGTCTCCTCCCTTAGCCGTGTGCCACATTTCTGACTTCCTGCTCAGACACTTCTCCCAGGAGGAGCTTCTCAACTCAAGCAGGATGATTGAAGCAGAGACCCTACCAGAAATCTCTCTGATGGACAGCATGGATGAATCGGTGTTGAGTCGAGTAATTTCTCACGCTCCACAGATAAACTCAGAAGAGAGGGAAACGATTCAGAACAAAATACAGGAACCTAATTCCACAACAACTAAAAGTCATGGATTGCTCAATGTTACTGTTTCAGAAGACGATATGGAAGAAGCAGCAAACAACTGTAGcaatacaaacatttcaaatgtgtcAAACTCATCTTACAAGcctgaaaatatgttttttcaggACACAGCTTCCAGTCGAGGGAGTGATGTGGTGTCCGCTGGTGAAGATGTTCATCCTAAGAAGAGCTTCAGTGCCAGCTCTCTAGATCTGTCTAAAGCAGATGCACCCAAAGTGTCCTTCAGCAGAACCCGGTCCTTCAGTGATATGAAATATGGACAGGGACAGGTGCATTACCCCTTACCTGACTTCTCTAAAGTGGCACCTAAAGTCAAAATACCTAAAGGTAATGTAAGCGTTAAACCCATCAGTCACAGTCAGTCACCAGCTTTAGCACGAGTCCACTCCTCCCCGGTAATTCTGGGTAAAAACACCTCCTCAGCCACAGCTGACATCATCAGCAGGGTTTTAGAGGACTCACACATTGTGTTCTCGGATAAGGAAGAACAATCTGGACTAGCACATCAATTTCAG GCTGAGTATGACAGGTTACTCGCTaaatacacagacacagaaaatCTTATCGGCCAGGTAAGACTAACCAGGAATCAA CAGATTCATGCTTCCAGTGAGCCTTCTGTGTCTATTAACTGGAGTGAGACAACTACTAACAATGACAACGTCAGCAAACTGACAGCAAAGACCCCACAGGCACCAACTGCAG GTTTAGGTGAGGAGCAGTGCTGTCTGGTGCAGAACTCTCTTACTGTACAGACAGAACCTCAGACACTGACAGACGGGGAAAGACTGACTTCTGACCTTAGAGAAATAATCAGCTCATTTGTACACAAG GTGGATGAATTCAAAACATGTGTCAACACCATGTCAATGAATGTGCAGGAGCAACAGATG ATACTGAAAAGCATGATGGAGGCCCAGGACCAGTTGGAGAGGAATTACCTCACAAAAAGGGAAGAGCATCGTGCTCTTGAAATGCAAAACTACATGGGACTGGCCAGAAACACAGGAGAGTTTGATCCTGACAG GGAGGTGGAGGGGCATATTTTCAGGATAGGGATGCAACTGGAGGACATAAAAGAACAGATCGACAGAAACATCTGCCATCTTTTCAATCTTCCTCCATCATCGCCCACTCCCTCTCCTCCACCTTGTAAAGAAAGCTCCCTCGCATCACCCCATCCATCACTGCATGAG GAATCACTTTTCTGCAACTCCACCATGAGAAAAAACATGGAGAATGAAGAAGATGAGGATTTTGAAGTGGGCGATGAAAATAACCAAGGCGAAAGCAGCTATATTTTACA GTGTACCTTCACCACTCCAACACCTGGAACTAGCAATGAAGAAGACAGCCTGACGACAACAGGAGAAGAAGACTTCTATGAGGAATTTCTGACACAGGGGTGTCCAGCTGCATTAAAGCAAAAGCCGACATATGACAG ATGTGAGGAGAAGACTGCACCAGGTGAAGGGTCCTTCTCAAGTGAAGGACTTCATTATACAGGACCCTCTGCTGAGCCAACCAAAGACAAAACACAG aGATTTGTGAGACCAGAAATTGACAGTGGCTTTGGCAGTACGGACATAAGCCGGCCCACCACAGGACTCTCCCACACATCCCCTGATGCTTTAAG TTCTTCTGCATtatctgatgatgtcatcagcgTGGCCAGTATAAGTGCTTCTGACAGCGATGCCTCATATTCCAATGAACGAACAACTATATCTGTAGCAACACGGCCTGTACAGCCTACAGTGAACAACATTGATTATGAAGAGCTGCACACAACCGCCTCTGATAGCAACTACATTACCCAGAATGCAGCATTAAAATTTAATAAATGGGGAAAAGCATCAATGCCTGGTGGCATGTCCAGTCATGAGAACACGATTGAGGGAGGAGGACCCGTTCACCTGGGAAAGAACAATGCTGCATATGAGACACCAAACAGAGACAGACATTTATCATCACACTGTTCATGTCACAA TAGTGAGGTTATCCTTGCACTCCAGTACGAGGTTTCCCTCCTCAAGAGGGCGCTAGAGGAGAGTCTTAGTTACCTACCTCACATGAGCAGGCGGGCTGATTGCCTGACCAGCAGGTCTCCTTCGGAGAATAGGCATAGAACACAAACCCATGGCTCCAACAG CAGACGCGTGAAGACAGACACAAGCCTTCGGAGGACTGAGGACTGGATCTCTTCTGATATGGAGCCCAGTAACAGTAAAG AAGTTGAAGATTCAGACCAAACATTGAGTTTCCAGAGAGCCTTCAGTCCACCTCATGAACAAACACACGGCCGCCTCAGCTCTCTCTCTGACAGAAGATCACGTGACACCAGGTCCCCATCCAAGG CCTCAGTACAAAGCACATCTCAGTTTGACCCGTCCAGAAGTCATCAGAGGGCGAGCACTGGGCTATCCACCAACAACAAAAGTGCAGACACCAGGCCAATTTACAAAAGTCCCACCCATAGACAAGCAA TGGGAAACCTGGGGAATACCTTTATAAACAGCAAAAAATCTGCCTCACTTTTTACTGCTCATCCTTCCCATAAAACTCTGCTGCAGGTCAACTATGGATCCTCCAGTAGTCTACCTGCTGG GTTTAAAGTGAGGGATCAGGAGTCAAAACAGCCTGTGTCCAGCAGGAGACGCTCTACACAATCTGACTCAGCACTGCTGCCCAGTAACGTCTTCTTTCAGCGAATGTCGCCGCGAACCCCTGGAAGGAGACATTACAAGAGCAGG GAGGAATCAATGCATAAGACTTTAGACAAGGCCTTGCAGGCGGCTTTTCTGATGAAGCAGACAACAGACAGGATGGCTGACGCGCTCTCTGGTGACCTGGCAAAAGCTCAGCTCCAGAAAAAGTTATATGGCATGCATCCTCTAAGAAGCAGAACAAGAAACTGTGATTTACTCTCTACCTGCAGTTCTCAAGCAAACAGAAAATTATAA
- the LOC130418476 gene encoding uncharacterized protein LOC130418476 isoform X8 yields MRMMQSTPAMKNTRSSPVCHISDFLLRHFSQEELLNSSRMIEAETLPEISLMDSMDESVLSRVISHAPQINSEERETIQNKIQEPNSTTTKSHGLLNVTVSEDDMEEAANNCSNTNISNVSNSSYKPENMFFQDTASSRGSDVVSAGEDVHPKKSFSASSLDLSKADAPKVSFSRTRSFSDMKYGQGQVHYPLPDFSKVAPKVKIPKGNVSVKPISHSQSPALARVHSSPVILGKNTSSATADIISRVLEDSHIVFSDKEEQSGLAHQFQAEYDRLLAKYTDTENLIGQVRLTRNQQIHASSEPSVSINWSETTTNNDNVSKLTAKTPQAPTAGLGEEQCCLVQNSLTVQTEPQTLTDGERLTSDLREIISSFVHKVDEFKTCVNTMSMNVQEQQMILKSMMEAQDQLERNYLTKREEHRALEMQNYMGLARNTGEFDPDREVEGHIFRIGMQLEDIKEQIDRNICHLFNLPPSSPTPSPPPCKESSLASPHPSLHEESLFCNSTMRKNMENEEDEDFEVGDENNQGESSYILQCTFTTPTPGTSNEEDSLTTTGEEDFYEEFLTQGCPAALKQKPTYDRCEEKTAPGEGSFSSEGLHYTGPSAEPTKDKTQRFVRPEIDSGFGSTDISRPTTGLSHTSPDALSSSALSDDVISVASISASDSDASYSNERTTISVATRPVQPTVNNIDYEELHTTASDSNYITQNAALKFNKWGKASMPGGMSSHENTIEGGGPVHLGKNNAAYETPNRDRHLSSHCSCHNSEVILALQYEVSLLKRALEESLSYLPHMSRRADCLTSRSPSENRHRTQTHGSNSRRVKTDTSLRRTEDWISSDMEPSNSKEVEDSDQTLSFQRAFSPPHEQTHGRLSSLSDRRSRDTRSPSKASVQSTSQFDPSRSHQRASTGLSTNNKSADTRPIYKSPTHRQAMGNLGNTFINSKKSASLFTAHPSHKTLLQVNYGSSSSLPAGFKVRDQESKQPVSSRRRSTQSDSALLPSNVFFQRMSPRTPGRRHYKSREESMHKTLDKALQAAFLMKQTTDRMADALSGDLAKAQLQKKLYGMHPLRSRTRNCDLLSTCSSQANRKL; encoded by the exons ATGAGGATGATGCAATCAACACCAGCGATGAAGAACACGAGGAGCTCCC CCGTGTGCCACATTTCTGACTTCCTGCTCAGACACTTCTCCCAGGAGGAGCTTCTCAACTCAAGCAGGATGATTGAAGCAGAGACCCTACCAGAAATCTCTCTGATGGACAGCATGGATGAATCGGTGTTGAGTCGAGTAATTTCTCACGCTCCACAGATAAACTCAGAAGAGAGGGAAACGATTCAGAACAAAATACAGGAACCTAATTCCACAACAACTAAAAGTCATGGATTGCTCAATGTTACTGTTTCAGAAGACGATATGGAAGAAGCAGCAAACAACTGTAGcaatacaaacatttcaaatgtgtcAAACTCATCTTACAAGcctgaaaatatgttttttcaggACACAGCTTCCAGTCGAGGGAGTGATGTGGTGTCCGCTGGTGAAGATGTTCATCCTAAGAAGAGCTTCAGTGCCAGCTCTCTAGATCTGTCTAAAGCAGATGCACCCAAAGTGTCCTTCAGCAGAACCCGGTCCTTCAGTGATATGAAATATGGACAGGGACAGGTGCATTACCCCTTACCTGACTTCTCTAAAGTGGCACCTAAAGTCAAAATACCTAAAGGTAATGTAAGCGTTAAACCCATCAGTCACAGTCAGTCACCAGCTTTAGCACGAGTCCACTCCTCCCCGGTAATTCTGGGTAAAAACACCTCCTCAGCCACAGCTGACATCATCAGCAGGGTTTTAGAGGACTCACACATTGTGTTCTCGGATAAGGAAGAACAATCTGGACTAGCACATCAATTTCAG GCTGAGTATGACAGGTTACTCGCTaaatacacagacacagaaaatCTTATCGGCCAGGTAAGACTAACCAGGAATCAA CAGATTCATGCTTCCAGTGAGCCTTCTGTGTCTATTAACTGGAGTGAGACAACTACTAACAATGACAACGTCAGCAAACTGACAGCAAAGACCCCACAGGCACCAACTGCAG GTTTAGGTGAGGAGCAGTGCTGTCTGGTGCAGAACTCTCTTACTGTACAGACAGAACCTCAGACACTGACAGACGGGGAAAGACTGACTTCTGACCTTAGAGAAATAATCAGCTCATTTGTACACAAG GTGGATGAATTCAAAACATGTGTCAACACCATGTCAATGAATGTGCAGGAGCAACAGATG ATACTGAAAAGCATGATGGAGGCCCAGGACCAGTTGGAGAGGAATTACCTCACAAAAAGGGAAGAGCATCGTGCTCTTGAAATGCAAAACTACATGGGACTGGCCAGAAACACAGGAGAGTTTGATCCTGACAG GGAGGTGGAGGGGCATATTTTCAGGATAGGGATGCAACTGGAGGACATAAAAGAACAGATCGACAGAAACATCTGCCATCTTTTCAATCTTCCTCCATCATCGCCCACTCCCTCTCCTCCACCTTGTAAAGAAAGCTCCCTCGCATCACCCCATCCATCACTGCATGAG GAATCACTTTTCTGCAACTCCACCATGAGAAAAAACATGGAGAATGAAGAAGATGAGGATTTTGAAGTGGGCGATGAAAATAACCAAGGCGAAAGCAGCTATATTTTACA GTGTACCTTCACCACTCCAACACCTGGAACTAGCAATGAAGAAGACAGCCTGACGACAACAGGAGAAGAAGACTTCTATGAGGAATTTCTGACACAGGGGTGTCCAGCTGCATTAAAGCAAAAGCCGACATATGACAG ATGTGAGGAGAAGACTGCACCAGGTGAAGGGTCCTTCTCAAGTGAAGGACTTCATTATACAGGACCCTCTGCTGAGCCAACCAAAGACAAAACACAG aGATTTGTGAGACCAGAAATTGACAGTGGCTTTGGCAGTACGGACATAAGCCGGCCCACCACAGGACTCTCCCACACATCCCCTGATGCTTTAAG TTCTTCTGCATtatctgatgatgtcatcagcgTGGCCAGTATAAGTGCTTCTGACAGCGATGCCTCATATTCCAATGAACGAACAACTATATCTGTAGCAACACGGCCTGTACAGCCTACAGTGAACAACATTGATTATGAAGAGCTGCACACAACCGCCTCTGATAGCAACTACATTACCCAGAATGCAGCATTAAAATTTAATAAATGGGGAAAAGCATCAATGCCTGGTGGCATGTCCAGTCATGAGAACACGATTGAGGGAGGAGGACCCGTTCACCTGGGAAAGAACAATGCTGCATATGAGACACCAAACAGAGACAGACATTTATCATCACACTGTTCATGTCACAA TAGTGAGGTTATCCTTGCACTCCAGTACGAGGTTTCCCTCCTCAAGAGGGCGCTAGAGGAGAGTCTTAGTTACCTACCTCACATGAGCAGGCGGGCTGATTGCCTGACCAGCAGGTCTCCTTCGGAGAATAGGCATAGAACACAAACCCATGGCTCCAACAG CAGACGCGTGAAGACAGACACAAGCCTTCGGAGGACTGAGGACTGGATCTCTTCTGATATGGAGCCCAGTAACAGTAAAG AAGTTGAAGATTCAGACCAAACATTGAGTTTCCAGAGAGCCTTCAGTCCACCTCATGAACAAACACACGGCCGCCTCAGCTCTCTCTCTGACAGAAGATCACGTGACACCAGGTCCCCATCCAAGG CCTCAGTACAAAGCACATCTCAGTTTGACCCGTCCAGAAGTCATCAGAGGGCGAGCACTGGGCTATCCACCAACAACAAAAGTGCAGACACCAGGCCAATTTACAAAAGTCCCACCCATAGACAAGCAA TGGGAAACCTGGGGAATACCTTTATAAACAGCAAAAAATCTGCCTCACTTTTTACTGCTCATCCTTCCCATAAAACTCTGCTGCAGGTCAACTATGGATCCTCCAGTAGTCTACCTGCTGG GTTTAAAGTGAGGGATCAGGAGTCAAAACAGCCTGTGTCCAGCAGGAGACGCTCTACACAATCTGACTCAGCACTGCTGCCCAGTAACGTCTTCTTTCAGCGAATGTCGCCGCGAACCCCTGGAAGGAGACATTACAAGAGCAGG GAGGAATCAATGCATAAGACTTTAGACAAGGCCTTGCAGGCGGCTTTTCTGATGAAGCAGACAACAGACAGGATGGCTGACGCGCTCTCTGGTGACCTGGCAAAAGCTCAGCTCCAGAAAAAGTTATATGGCATGCATCCTCTAAGAAGCAGAACAAGAAACTGTGATTTACTCTCTACCTGCAGTTCTCAAGCAAACAGAAAATTATAA